A single window of Oncorhynchus keta strain PuntledgeMale-10-30-2019 unplaced genomic scaffold, Oket_V2 Un_scaffold_18076_pilon_pilon, whole genome shotgun sequence DNA harbors:
- the LOC118377381 gene encoding long-chain fatty acid transport protein 2-like: MPRPHLNKNPCLELRQRQYCTSPAKTILYAVNLQFTQKHRSSTLCSTMYLVSILFASLAITPLILKTFFPYFWKDTFYIANLVRILLKLVLRRRRKPLFLVLDRFLEQSVAHADRPFIVFENKTYSYLDTDRRSNKIANALQRHSKLRPGDTVALFMGNEPAFIFTWLALAKLGCPVAFLNHNIRSRSLLHCFNCCSAKLLIAAEELQEAVEEVLPSLREQGVCVYLMTKQCDTPGVVGFSDQVDEASDTPLPQALRSDITFKSPAVYIYTSGTTGLPKAAVITQNRLLVALAVLDSTGITPADVIYLNLPLYHTAGFVIGFIGSIETGSTIILRRKFSASQFWDDCRKYNVTVIQYIGEMLRYLCNTPKVSNLSWKLYT; the protein is encoded by the exons ATGCCACGCCCTCACTTGAACAAAAACCCATGTTTAGAGTTAAGGCAAAGACAATACTGTACATCGCCTGCAAAGACAATACTGTACGCTGTGAATCTACAATTCACCCAGAAGCATAGGAGCTCGACGTTGTGCTCAACAATGTACTTGGTTTCTATCCTTTTTGCCAGTTTGGCCATCACACCGCTAATTCTTAAAACGTTCTTCCCTTACTTCTGGAAAGATACATTTTACATCGCGAACTTGGTTCGTATTTTGCTGAAGCTTGTTTTACGGAGGAGAAGAAAACCGTTATTTTTGGTTTTGGACCGATTTTTGGAGCAGTCGGTCGCGCATGCCGACAGACCGTTCATCGTGTTTGAAAATAAAACCTATTCGTATCTGGACACGGACAGAAGAAGCAACAAAATAGCCAATGCTTTACAGAGGCACTCGAAGCTGCGACCGGGGGATACCGTGGCTCTTTTTATGGGAAACGAACCTGCCTTCATCTTCACCTGGCTGGCCCTGGCCAAACTGGGATGTCCCGTAGCGTTTCTCAACCATAATATCAGATCTAGATCCCTGCTGCACTGCTTCAACTGTTGCAGCGCCAAGCTGCTCATTGCAGCCGAAG AGCTGCAGGAAGCGGTGGAGGAGGTGCTTCCATCCCTGAgggagcagggtgtgtgtgtctacctgatGACTAAACAGTGTGACACACCTGGCGTGGTGGGGTTCTCTGACCAGGTGGACGAAGCATCGGACACACCTCTCCCTCAGGCCCTCCGCTCAGACATCACCTTCAAAAGCCCTGCTGTCTACATCTACACCTCTGGGACCACAg GTCTGCCTAAAGCAGCAGTGATTACTCAGAACCGGCTGCTGGTAGCCCTCGCCGTGCTGGACTCCACCGGTATCACACCAGCTGATGTCATCTACCTCAACCTGCCCCTCTACCACACCGCAGGCTTCGTCATCGGCTTCATAGGatcaatagagacag GCTCCACCATCATTCTGAGGAGGAAGTTCTCAGCCTCTCAGTTCTGGGATGATTGCAGGAAGTACAACGTTACGGTGATCCAGTACATAGGAGAGATGTTACGCTACCTCTGTAACACACCCAAGGTAAGCAACCTCAGCTGGAAGCTTTATACAAG